The Nostoc sp. 'Lobaria pulmonaria (5183) cyanobiont' DNA window GATACGATTCATTAGCGCACTTAAATCCTGTGCATCTGGCGAAAAACTCTGAAGTTGTTGGAGGACATGACGGGATAAGGTTGTACAGTCACGATCTAAAGCTCTGTCTGTAATATCGTCGGTAGATAAGTCTAAAGATTCTGGCGCTTTAGCCATTTTTATGTTCTCCGCAGCCACTAGCTGTTAATTGGGTTTTAGTCATCTATAGCAACTTATAGTTGCTGCTTCTATCTTAGAAAGGTAATTTGATAACTTAGATGCGACTTTAGATAAACTAAAGAAATGAAGCTTCAGCGACCCCTGCAACCAGAGCCTAGCTACTTTGACTTAACACGACTCAAGCGGGCGGGTATACGCACGCATCCTATCAACAAAGTAAGATCCCCACATTTGCAGCAGGGGCTATAGGTTTACTCTGAAACATTAATACGAAACTACTATCAGATTTGCCTAAGAGGATGTTTGAAAAGTCGTATTGTCGGTATAATATCGTGTCCAGCTAAAGACTTATCATTAAGACCGCTCCAGGAGCAGAGATACAAAGGGGAGGGGTTTCAACCTTTAAAACAAGTAATCTCCCTGGTTAACTAAGTAAAATTTTGCGTAAAAGCGTAGCGTTTTGAACGCAGAATGATGCATTGGCATTGCAGGGTGATGCATTAACATTGTCTCGGCACGCATTGACATTGTATCGAGATGCAATGGCATTGCAGAGGGACGCATTAACATTGTATCTAGATGCAATGGCATTGCAGGAGGACGCATTAACATTGTATCGGCACGCATTGGCATTGCAGAGGGACGCATTGGCATTGCAAGGTATTGCCAAATTTAATTCGCTACAAATTAATGAAATGCTGTATTAAGATACTTTTGGTTGCTGCCATAGGATGAGTTTCAATTCAGAGCAGTAGTAAGCCTCATCGCTAATTTGGTGTTCGTGGTTAGCTATCCAATCATAAATTTGTGTAGCTTTTGCTAATGCCACTTTTTCTGAACGATAAAGCTGAGGAGTAGGGCAGTAGGCTTGGCCATTGATGTGTATAGCTGCAATCTGCCAATAATCGCTCTCTGGTACAACTTCTAAAAACCCGTTACTGTAAGGCTGGATTATTCCTATATTCATCTACAACCATCAAACTTTCTAAGATTGGCCACAATAAAGCCGATACCAGCCAATTCTTCTGAGTCAAAGCTGGAATCACCAGGGAATGCAGTAGCACCCCCTGCTAATGATTTTGGGTTCGTAGTCAATGGAAATCTGAATTATTGGTCACTTTTTGACTTGATTTCGTTATTGGCAGCAATAATGGCAAAAGGGACTGGTCGGGGCGGGTGCATTGGGATTGCCCAAACTCAGAGTGTAGCTGGATAGATGATAATCTGTAGAACGAATTGGCAACTCGCAGTACTCACCCAAAATAACCGAACAAAAAGAGTAAATTTATCATGTCCCGTCTGCTAACAGTCTTCCGGCAGCGATTCTTGCGGAGTATCGCTTTTGCAATACTCTTAACTTTGATTAGTAGTTTAATACTTCCTGGGGCTACTTGGGCGGCTTCTAGCTTGGGAGTTAATAATGGTCATCTTAGTTCTTGTCCGGCTTCAAACAACTGTGTTGTCAGTCAAAACGCAGATGCCAAACACGCCATCGACCCGATTCCTTATCATGTAGACCGCAATGCAGCTAGAGAAGTCTTACTAAAAGTTCTCGGCGTTGTTCCCCGTACAGAAATTGTAGAACAAACAGATAATTATATCCACGCTCTTTCTAAAAGCCGCATCTTCAAATTTGTTGATGATGTAGAATTTTATTTACCTGCTAATGAGTCAGTAATTCATCTGCGATCGGCTTCTCGCGTGGGAGAATCTGATCTTGGTGTCAACCGTAGACGAGCCGAGCAAATTCGTCTGGCTCTACGAGATTTAAACATTTAATTTTGTCGCTACTGTTCTGATTTAACTGATAGAAGTGCGATCGCAATACCATTTAAAATATTTATACTTAGTGGATAAATGTCAGACTATCTGCAATGATTGTGCTTTCCATACCTTAGTAGAAAAAGCGATAAAGTGCATTCACCCTGACGAATTTGGGGTTAATTGTTCTAGCGTCGTTTTCTGCAATTCATTTGAGCCAGCACTCATAATTGACAATCCTTGCGTGACATACGGCAATGATAAAGAATGACGTCAAAAGCGTAGGCGCAGCAAGTCAGCCTTTGGCATTTCAGCTTACGTTGCTATTTAGTAAGTTATGGTAATATAAAAAGTCTTGGGCGATTAGCACAGGGGTAGCGCACATCCTTCACACGGATGGGGTCACTGGTTCAAATCCAGTATCGCCCACTTATACACAGTAAAGTTTTTAGCTAACTAGCTTCAGTTTCTTAAATACGCCCCCCACATTAAGATGCGCTTATAGGGGAAAAAGAATGGACGCTGCAATGCCGCATTAAAAAATATCACATTCGTAATTTATAAAGCCCTATTTTCTGATGTAAACAACAAAAAACGATATCGTCAGAAATTGTGGGTTGAAATTTACTTAAGATACGCCATAAGGTGCGTAAGCGTAGCCCGTCGTAGAAATCCTATCTAATTCCCAATGCTCTATGACTAACTACTTTCGCTCCAATGTTGATGCAATGGCTAGCTATGTTCCTGGTGAGCAGCCTCAACGCGGTACACAAATTATTAAACTTAATAGCAATGAAAACCCCTATCCTCCTTCTCCTGCGGCATTAGCTGTGCTACGGAATATTGATGGTGAGTGGTTGCGGCGGTATCCAGAACCTTTTGGGGGGGAGTTTCGGCAAGCTGCAAGTAAAGTTTTAGGAGTTCCTAGTGATTGGATAATTGTCGGAAATGGCAGTGACGAATTGTTGAGTGTAGTAATTCGAGCTTGTGCAGAACCTGGGAAGAAGGTAGTTTATCCGATGCCTACTTACGTGCTATATCGCACATTAACAGAAATGCAAGCGGCGGAAATTATTGAGATTCCCTACAGCAAAGACTACAGCTTACCAAAGGACGAACTAGTTGCTGCTAATGGGGCGGTAACATTTATTGCGTCGCCCAATAGTCCATCGGGGCATCTGGTAGCAACAAATGATTTACGAAAATTAGCCAGCCAGTTATCTGGAGTTTTAGCGATCGATGAAGCATACATAGATTTTACCGAAGAGAACGCATTGGCTTTGGTTAAGGAATACGAAAACGTCATCGTGATTCGCACATTATCTAAGGGGTACTCGTTGGCAGGATTGCGATTGGGCTTTGGGGTGGCGAATCCTAAACTGTTGCAGGGATTGTTTAAGGTTAAAGATAGCTATAACATTGATGCGATCGCTTGTGCAATTGGTACGGCTGCGATCGCTGACCAAGCTTATAAAAATGCTTGTGTAGCCAAGATTAAAGCATCACGGACTAAGTTAGCAACAGACTTGAAACAATTAGGTTTTCATATCTGGGATTCCCAAGCTAACTTTTTGCTGGCACAGCCAAGAGAAGGAAACGCAGAATATCTCTATCAAAAACTGAAGGAACAGGGAATTTTAATCCGCTATTTCAAGCAGCCCGGACTAGATGATAAATTACGCATCACTGTGGGGACAGATGAGCAAAATCAGGCTTTAGTAGAGGCACTAACAAACCTTTAATTATTCACACCCACTTAACTTACAGCACTTGAAAACTAAAGCTAAGACTTGCCCAATTATTCACATCCAAGCTATGTGAATCGGCTGCTGTGCTGTTCATATCTGTTTTGAGGGCACTAGCGTTATGTAGGTCTTGTAGCAAGGCTTGTACAACGTCTAAGGAATTCAACAATGGGCCAATTGGCCCTTCTTCGGCTGTGGAATACTTGGCCGTGTTCAAGGCGGCGAGAGTTCCGTTAAAGGGGGCAGTACTAAAAATCAGTTGGTGTTCGCACTCAGAAGCTGGGCCTGAAATCACCCATTCGGAAGCAGTATTAGTTTGGGGTAGGGTGAGGGTTTCACCTGGAGAGATGACGATTTGTTTAAGGACGGGGTTGGTGTCCGCAGTGTTTGGTTCTTGGGGGGTTTCCCAAGAATAGAAGGCGATCGCTGTATGATTATTGTTTAATCCCAGCAAGATTAAATATACTGGGCGATCGCTCTGGTTTTCTACCCGATATTGCATTTGACTACCGATAGGGACAATCGGAGTAGGGAGTGATTTTTGAATCGAAGTTTCTGTTTTGAAAGTTCGTACTGTTTCGCGCTGCATGATCACGCGAGGCGATATATTGTTAATTATTTCTAAGGTTGTCTTGAGAGCCAAGCGGGAAGAACCTTGATTTTCTGTCAGTCGCCATAACTTAGCTGCTAACAAGGTTGATAATTTTGGCGCTAACTTTTGCACTGTTGATTTTACTGCTTCTCCTGCTTCCCCCGTGGCATTGGAAATTAGTTCGCCACTAAGAGAAAATAAACCATAGCGACTAGGTGTTTGCTGTAGTTTGGCAAATAAATAATCAGCCGGTTTTTCTCCTGCGACTACGGTGGAGACATGGGGAAATGCAGCAAAGGCACTTGTAGCGTCTACGCGCTCAATTCTTTCCAATCCAGTATCTAAAGCAATTATTAAATGGATCTTTCGGAGTAAAACCCGGACTGCTTCTTGGACAAGTTGCCCGACTTGTAGGGGATTTGCACCTTCTATTTGGGAAATTTGCGCTTTTGCTGTTAACCCAGTCCGCGATCGCAATACTAATTCTTCTGTTGTTGTTGCTAAGGTGAATCGAGAATTAACTCCGTAGTATAGCAGCACTTGGGGGGGTAATCCTGCTAACCACAGATGGACTGTTTTGCCATCTTCTTCAATTGCTGTCACTGCGCCTTCTGCACCAATAATACCGTCTGGTGGTAGAGACGTTAGATGTTGATTTTTCTGACTACTTAATAACGCTGGTTGCTGTTTACTACCCAATTTGGATAGAGAATTTTCCATATAAGAGAGAGCGACTTGAATTCTGGTAGTTGGGGTGAATTCCCACAAATACTGCGTCAAGGCGTAGGTAAATAACCCAGCACTAAAACCAGCAAAGAGTTCTTCCCTCGCCGACTGCTTAGGATTTGAGCTAGCTGCTAAGACAATCGGCGTGCTGTGTAACTTCTGAGTTTTAAGTTGTTGGAGAAAGTCAAGTTCTTCTGCTGCTAGCTTTGCCTCTACTGATTCTGGAAGGGCGCGACTTTTTAATCCTAATACTGGGGTTGGCGCATAATAGCTAGTATCTAATACTGCTGTGACTCGATCTGTAGGGAGCGATCGCAATAATAGTAGTAGAGTTTCTTCTAATATATAGTTGACTATTTTCTCTTCTTGTGAAATTAGACTAGCATTAGCTGTCACCAGAGCATTTTGCATTGTCTCTGGCGATGTATCCAATTTGACACGGCTGCCATAACCGCTAAAGTGAAAGACGACCAGATCATCGGGTTTAGCTTGCTTACCCAAGCGATCCAAAAAAGCCGCCTCAATGAATTCCCTACTAGCTTCTTCCTCAGTTAAAGTTAAGATATCTGACCCTTGGAAACCAAAGCGATAAATCAAAAGTTCTCTTTGTAGTTCCACATCCGTCAGACAACCACTGAGGGCTGGAATTTTGGGGTATTGGTTAATACCTATTAACAATGCCAATTTGCGCGGACTGGGTTGTGCCAAAGCCTGATAATAGCGATTTCCCAAAGACAACCACTCAGCTTCAGTTATCCCCAATACCGCGAGTATTGAGCCAATTCTCTCTAAAAACGTGCGACGTTTCATAATTAGCTATCAGCCCTCAGCTATCAGTTAGCAGCTTACAGGGCTGAACTCTGTATTGTAAAGTTACAAAAATGTGGGAGTGGAGGGGCAGGGGAGCGGGGGAGAATAATTTAGAACCAATGCCCAATGCCCTTCAGGAGTGCTGAGTGCTGAGTGGGGAATCTCACTTTTTTACTCAGCACTCGGAACTCGAAACTCGGAACTGTTTTGCCCCATGCCCTAAGCTGGTACTTCTATCCGCATTGCCCGCGCCAACTCTGCTGCTACCTCTGGACGAGAAAATTCTGGTGGAGGTAACTCACCGCGCCGCAGCATTTCCCTAACTTTTGTTCCTGATAGGTGAATACGTTCTTCTGGCCTGCTGGGACTGGTTTTAGATGTTGCCATCTGCTTAGTGCGCATGCAGTAAAAAGCGTGTTCAAATTTCATCGGCACAATGCCTAATTCACTTGGCGCAAATTCATCAAAGATATACTGAGCATCGTAAGTGCCGTAATAGTCACCAACACCAGCATGATCTCGTCCGACGATAAAGTGAGTACAGCCGTAGTTTTTGCGGACTAAAGCATGGAATATGGCTTCACGAGGCCCAGCATAACGCATTGCAGCTGGATTAATTGCCAAAGTTACCCGGTCTAAGGGGTAGTAGTGTTCTAGCAAAATTTCATAACAACGCATCCGCACGTCAGCAGCAATATCGTCCTCTTTTGTCGCCCCGACTAATGGGTGCAAAAATAGACCATCAACGATTTCTAAGGCGCACTTTTGAATATATTCATGGGCGCGGTGGATGGGGTTGCGAGTTTGAAAGCCGACGATGGTTTTCCAACCTTTGTCTTGAAATAGTTGCCGTGAGGCCGCTGGATCGATTTGGTAACTGGGAAACTGGGGATGAGGTTCGCGTTGCAACAACCAAATATCACCCGCCAGATTTACAGTACCTTGGTTATAGAGTACCTGCACGCCGGGATGATTGACATCATTAGTACGGTAGACTTTTATTGCTTCGCGGATTTTGTCGTAGTCATATTTTTGCGTAAGTTGCAAAACTCCGATAAATTCGCCTATCGAGTTATCCAGACGGATTAAGCCGCCTTCTGGCAACGGTGAAGCTACTTCTTCGCTTACCGATAGTGTAATCGGGATTGACCACACAAGACCGTTAGCTAATCGCATTTCTGTGACAGTGCGATCGTAGTCTTCTTGGTTCATAAAACCCGTGAGTGGACTAAAAGCACCGATCGCAATCATTTCTAGATCGGAAACGGCGCGATCGTCAAGTTGCACTCGCGGCAAAAAGTCAGCTTTTGAGAGAAACTCTGCTCTTTGTTCTGGTGTGGCGATACGGTTAACCAACTGTCCACCGTGGGGAGCTATGGCATCTGGATTGTGACTCAACGTAATCCCCTCTTTGTATTAACTGTTATTGTTTCAGATTATGTACTAACTTATCAAATGCTGGTACGTAGAAAAAAAATAGTTGGAAAAATAGTGTCGTTTCAACCTACTACAAGATTTACCTGAGATAAGAACTGCTTTCAGTTTCCTGCAACTCCAGACTAATAATTGGGAAAAATAAGTTTGAACTCAAGAACTAACCTTTGGAGGTTGCAAGTGCTATCTTACTTACGTGTGCTAACTTCAGCTTTACTTAGACCATTAAGAGCAATCCGTCGATTCGTTAAGTTTTTAATAAAACAAGAATATCAAGCAGACGGCGTAAGACATTTAAATCTGGGACTTGACTTATATAACCAAGAACTTTATCATGATGCATTAAAACAGTTCAGTCAAGCTTTATCTTATTTTCAAAGAATTCAAGATTTAAAAAATGAAGGTACTACTCTTAGTAATATTGGCAGTGCATATCGTAGGATTGGACAATATTCAAATGCTTTAGAGAACTATCAAAAAGCGCTTTCTCTTCATCTTGAGGTCAGGGATCGCAAAATGGAAGGAAAAACACTTTGTGGTATTGGGGCAGTGTATTCTTTATTAGGACAATATTCAGAAGCGCTACAGCACTATAATCAGTCTTTAATAATTAGTAGAGAAGTAGGCCATCTATCTAATGAAGCTGCTACTCTCAGTCATACTGGCTTAATTTATGAAAGGCTTGGACAACCTCAAAAAGCCTTAGAAATATATCAAGAGGCACTAAAAATTTACAGGAGTCAAAATCATCTAAATGGTGAAGCATCTGTTCTTAACAATATAGGACAAATTTACAATGACTTAAGCCAATATCCAGAAGCATTAGAGCTACATCATCAAAGTCTTAATATCCAGATAGAAAATAATCATTTATCAGGCCAAGCTTCTTCGCTGAATAATATAGGATGTGTTTATCGCCAGATGGGACAATATACAGAAGCGCTAGAACACTATAAAAAAGCTTTAAAAATTTTCAAAAAATTAGATGATCGTGCCAACGAAGCTACAGCCCTCAATAATTTTGGAGGTATTTATGATCAGACAGGACAGTATCAAGAGGCATTAAAATATTATCACCAAGCTTTATCAATTAGTCGAGAAATAGGAGCGCAACAAGACGAAGGTACTACTTTAAATAACATTGGAGCCGTTTATAGTTTTCTAGAAGAATTCCCCAAAGCACTTCAATACTATGAAGAAGCTTTAAGCCTACATCGGCAGATTGGTGATTTTGGTGGTCAAAGTACAACCCTCAATAATATAGGTCATATATATTTTCGTTATGGAAATTATACAACAGCTTTAGAATGCTATCAAGAAGCACTAGTAATAGCGAGTAAAATGGGCGCTCGCGACACAGAGGCTACTGTTTTGAGTAATCTTGGGTTACTTAACGCTAGTTTAAAAGACTTTGAAAAAGCATTAAACTATTACGAGCTTGCATTAGCACTTCGACGAGAAATTAAGGCTCGTCCAGGCCAGGCAGAGACTCTTTATCTCATAGGTGATGTCTATTGCGATTTAGGAAATTACTCAAAAGCACAAAATTATCTTCAAGAAGCTCTAGCAATTAGTAAAGAAATTGGAGATAGTCTGAGTGAGAGTAATACTCTTAGCATTTTAGGGTTGATGTATAAACATTTGAAAGAGTATGAAAAAGCTATAAAATGCTATCAGCAATCTTTAATTATTTGTAAAGGATTAGGCAATCGGATGACTGAACTTCAAAATATTGAACATATAGGCGAACTA harbors:
- a CDS encoding DUF1499 domain-containing protein, with product MSRLLTVFRQRFLRSIAFAILLTLISSLILPGATWAASSLGVNNGHLSSCPASNNCVVSQNADAKHAIDPIPYHVDRNAAREVLLKVLGVVPRTEIVEQTDNYIHALSKSRIFKFVDDVEFYLPANESVIHLRSASRVGESDLGVNRRRAEQIRLALRDLNI
- the hisC gene encoding histidinol-phosphate transaminase encodes the protein MTNYFRSNVDAMASYVPGEQPQRGTQIIKLNSNENPYPPSPAALAVLRNIDGEWLRRYPEPFGGEFRQAASKVLGVPSDWIIVGNGSDELLSVVIRACAEPGKKVVYPMPTYVLYRTLTEMQAAEIIEIPYSKDYSLPKDELVAANGAVTFIASPNSPSGHLVATNDLRKLASQLSGVLAIDEAYIDFTEENALALVKEYENVIVIRTLSKGYSLAGLRLGFGVANPKLLQGLFKVKDSYNIDAIACAIGTAAIADQAYKNACVAKIKASRTKLATDLKQLGFHIWDSQANFLLAQPREGNAEYLYQKLKEQGILIRYFKQPGLDDKLRITVGTDEQNQALVEALTNL
- a CDS encoding caspase family protein: MKRRTFLERIGSILAVLGITEAEWLSLGNRYYQALAQPSPRKLALLIGINQYPKIPALSGCLTDVELQRELLIYRFGFQGSDILTLTEEEASREFIEAAFLDRLGKQAKPDDLVVFHFSGYGSRVKLDTSPETMQNALVTANASLISQEEKIVNYILEETLLLLLRSLPTDRVTAVLDTSYYAPTPVLGLKSRALPESVEAKLAAEELDFLQQLKTQKLHSTPIVLAASSNPKQSAREELFAGFSAGLFTYALTQYLWEFTPTTRIQVALSYMENSLSKLGSKQQPALLSSQKNQHLTSLPPDGIIGAEGAVTAIEEDGKTVHLWLAGLPPQVLLYYGVNSRFTLATTTEELVLRSRTGLTAKAQISQIEGANPLQVGQLVQEAVRVLLRKIHLIIALDTGLERIERVDATSAFAAFPHVSTVVAGEKPADYLFAKLQQTPSRYGLFSLSGELISNATGEAGEAVKSTVQKLAPKLSTLLAAKLWRLTENQGSSRLALKTTLEIINNISPRVIMQRETVRTFKTETSIQKSLPTPIVPIGSQMQYRVENQSDRPVYLILLGLNNNHTAIAFYSWETPQEPNTADTNPVLKQIVISPGETLTLPQTNTASEWVISGPASECEHQLIFSTAPFNGTLAALNTAKYSTAEEGPIGPLLNSLDVVQALLQDLHNASALKTDMNSTAADSHSLDVNNWASLSFSFQVL
- the sat gene encoding sulfate adenylyltransferase; translated protein: MSHNPDAIAPHGGQLVNRIATPEQRAEFLSKADFLPRVQLDDRAVSDLEMIAIGAFSPLTGFMNQEDYDRTVTEMRLANGLVWSIPITLSVSEEVASPLPEGGLIRLDNSIGEFIGVLQLTQKYDYDKIREAIKVYRTNDVNHPGVQVLYNQGTVNLAGDIWLLQREPHPQFPSYQIDPAASRQLFQDKGWKTIVGFQTRNPIHRAHEYIQKCALEIVDGLFLHPLVGATKEDDIAADVRMRCYEILLEHYYPLDRVTLAINPAAMRYAGPREAIFHALVRKNYGCTHFIVGRDHAGVGDYYGTYDAQYIFDEFAPSELGIVPMKFEHAFYCMRTKQMATSKTSPSRPEERIHLSGTKVREMLRRGELPPPEFSRPEVAAELARAMRIEVPA
- a CDS encoding tetratricopeptide repeat protein, translating into MLSYLRVLTSALLRPLRAIRRFVKFLIKQEYQADGVRHLNLGLDLYNQELYHDALKQFSQALSYFQRIQDLKNEGTTLSNIGSAYRRIGQYSNALENYQKALSLHLEVRDRKMEGKTLCGIGAVYSLLGQYSEALQHYNQSLIISREVGHLSNEAATLSHTGLIYERLGQPQKALEIYQEALKIYRSQNHLNGEASVLNNIGQIYNDLSQYPEALELHHQSLNIQIENNHLSGQASSLNNIGCVYRQMGQYTEALEHYKKALKIFKKLDDRANEATALNNFGGIYDQTGQYQEALKYYHQALSISREIGAQQDEGTTLNNIGAVYSFLEEFPKALQYYEEALSLHRQIGDFGGQSTTLNNIGHIYFRYGNYTTALECYQEALVIASKMGARDTEATVLSNLGLLNASLKDFEKALNYYELALALRREIKARPGQAETLYLIGDVYCDLGNYSKAQNYLQEALAISKEIGDSLSESNTLSILGLMYKHLKEYEKAIKCYQQSLIICKGLGNRMTELQNIEHIGELFLELKQHSKALKYYQQALAVAKEQGYQNNEDKIIDIINEINSCLSD